TGAATTGCTTCAAATGTACGTGTTGGGTCGATTCCTTTTTCGAAACGTGCACTTGATTCACTACGAAGACCTAAGTCTTTTGATGTACGACGTACTGTTTGACCTGCAAAATATGCAGACTCAATTAGAACGTTTACTGTCTCATTTGTAACTTCAGAATCCGCCCCGCCCATTACACCAGCAACAGCTAAAGCTTTCGTGCCGTTTGTAATTACAAGGTGGTGGCTTTGTAATGTACGCTCTTGATCATCTAACGTTTCAATTTTTTCGCCTTCTTTTGCAAGACGAACAACGATTTCTTTTGAACCTAATTTATCGTAATCGAATGCATGTAACGGTTGACCGTATTCCATTAAAATGTAGTTTGTAATATCCACTACGTTGCTAATTGGACGAATGCCAGCTGCCATAAGACGAGTTTGCATCCACATTGGTGATGGACCAATCTTTACGTTTTTAACCATTTTTGCAATGTATAATGGGTTTTCTTCTTTCGCTTCTACACTTACAGAAATATAATCAGAAGTTTTTTCTGCTGTTTCTTGTAAGTCGATAGCTGGAAGCTTTACTTCGCGGCCATAAATAGCAGCTACTTCGTAAGCAACACCTAACATGTTTAAGCAATCTGCACGGTTTGGTGTTAAGCCAAGCTCAAGTACTTCATCGTGTAAGTTTAAAATTTCAAGTGCATCTGCACCAACTTCAGCGTCACTTGGGAAGATGAAGATACCATCTGCGTATTCTTTTGAAACTAACTTTCCATCAATACCAAGCTCTTGAAGAGCACAAACCATACCGTGAGAAGCTTCACCGCGTAGTTTTGCTTTTTTGATTTTGAAGTTACCAGGAAGTACAGCTCCAACTTTTGCAACTGGTACTTTTAAACCTTTTGCAATGTTAGCAGCTCCACAAATAATTTGAACTGGCTCTTCTTCACCGATATCGATTAAGCATTTGCTTAATTTATCAGCTTCTGGGTGTTTTTCACATTCTAATACGTGACCAACTACAACACCTTTTACACCTTTATTTAATACTTCAACGCCTTCTACTTCAATACCACTTTTCGTGATTTTGTCTGCTAGTTCTTGTGCTGTTACATCTTTAATATCTACATACTCTTGTAACCAACGATATGATACGAACATACTTATCCTCTCCTTCCCTTACGCTCGTTTGAATTGTTGTAAGAAACGTACATCATTTGTATAGAAATGACGAATGTCATCTACTCCGTATTTCAACATTGCGATACGCTCTGCGCCCATACCGAATGCGAAACCTTGATATTCTTTTGAATCATAACCAGCCATTTCAAGTACGTTCGGGTGAACCATACCTGCGCCTAGAATTTCAATCCAGCCAGTTCCTTTACAAGTGCCGCAGCCTTTGCCATGACACATCATACAAGAAATATCCATCTCTACAGATGGCTCTGTGAATGGGAAGAAACTTGGACGAAGACGGATTTCACGATCTTCACCGAACATCTTTTTCACGAATACTTGCAGTGTACCTTTTAAGTCACTCATACGAATGTTTTTATCAATTACAAGACCTTCAATTTGCATGAACTGATGTGAATGCGTCGCATCGTCGTCATCACGGCGATACACTTTACCAGGACAAATAATTTTAATTGGGCCTTTTTCTTTATTATTTTCCATCGTACGTGCTTGCACAGAAGATGTATGTGTACGTAGTAACGTTTCTTCTGTGATGTAGAATGTATCTTGCATATCACGCGCTGGGTGATCTTTCGGTAAGTTTAGTGCTTCGAAGTTGTAGTAGTCTTTTTCTACTTCTGTTCCTTCAGCTACTTCATAACCCATACCGATGAATACATCTTCAATTTGCTCAACAACAGCCGTTAACGGATGGTGACAACCTGTTTCAACAGGACGACCTGGCAATGTAACATCAATTGTTTCAGTAGCTAATTTCGCTTCAATTACTGCTTTTTCTAAGTTACTAATTTTGTCGTCTAGACGCGTTTGAATCGCTTCACGTACTTCATTTACTAATGCTCCCATACGTGGACGCTCTTCTGCTGATAATTTTCCCATGCCGCGTAATACTTCTGTAATTGGACCTTTTTTTCCTAAATACGCTACGCGTACGTCGTTTAAGCCTTTCAGCTCTTTCGCTTCTTCAATAAGCTCTAACGCTTTTTGCTTTAGCTCTTTTAAACGTGCTTCCATTTTGGAACCCTCCTAATTTTAAAAATAAAAAAACCTCGCTCCCAAAAAGGGACGAGGTAAATTCGCGGTACCACCCTAAATTGACAGAACATGTCTGCCCACTCATTAGTTATAACGATCAATTCTGACCGGAACGCCTTTACATATACATGGTCCTGGCGTCAACTCCAGAGGTGAATTCACTTTCGTCTACCATAAGAATGCTTTCAGTCTACGACATTCTCTCCCTATATGGCGATTTTGTAAGCTACTCTTCTCTATCAACGTTTTTCGTTATTTAACTTTTAATATAATGTACTTCAACTTATTATAAGAAGTTTTTTATTTGTTCGCAACCGGGCTTTGCAAATAATACGTTAAAATCCCTGCTGCAACCGCAACATTTAATGATTCTGCCCCGCCGTAAATCGGAATATACAAGTTTTGATCCGTTTTTGCAAGAATTTCTTGGCGTACGCCATTTCCTTCATTTCCTACAATTAATGCAAAACTGCCAGCCGGCGTTACTTCACCATACGGAACTCCATTTTCAAGAGCTGTTCCATATACAGGAACGTTATTTTCTTTTAACTTGTCTACCCATTCTTCTAAGTTCCCTTTTACAATTGGTAAGTGGAAAATAGAGCCTTGTGTAGAGCGGAGTACTTTACTATTGTAAACATCAACACAACCTTCTCCAAGCACAACGGCGTGAATACCAGCTGCATCAGCTGTACGAATAATTGTTCCTAAATTACCTGGGTCTTGCAGGCCATCTAATAAAAGGAATTTCCCATCAGTAAGAGCTACTTCTTTCTCATGCTTCTCACAAACAGCAAATACACCTTGCGTCGTTTCTGTTTCACGAAGTATTTTTACAATCGCCTCAGGTACGATGTACATTTCCACATCATTAACTGTCCAATCTTTCGGAAGGTCTGTCTGATCTGAAACGATAAGTTCTGTTACAATTCCTGTCTTCAAAGCTTCCTCGACTAAGTGGAATCCTTCTACAAAAAATAAACCTTTTTTATCGCGTTCTTTTTTCGTTTGCAGCTTTTTCCACTGCTTTACACGCGGATTTTGTACTGAATCAATGTTTTTCATAATATGTATTTCCCTCTCTTCTTGTCTTATCATTATAGCCTATTTTTCATACATATTTACATAAAAAAGAACAAAAACTAACGTCAGTTTCAATTCTGAAGAAGAGGTGAAAGCAATGAGTTTTAATTTACGCGGTGCCGTATTAGCGAATGTATCTGGAAATTCACAAGATCAATTACAAGAAACAATCGTCGATGCAATTCAAAGCGGTGAAGAAAAAATGCTTCCAGGTCTTGGCGTTTTATTTGAAGTCATTTGGAAAAATGCTGATGAAAATGAAAAGCACGAAATGTTAGAAACACTAGAGCAAGGATTAAAAAAATAAGCAATTTGAAAATCACCTTTGCATAAGCTAAGGTGATTTTTTTGCAGAAAAATTTTTTCTTCTCCTAAACATTTCTACTTTACTAACGAACTATGAATGGAGTACAATGTTCAAAATACATTTAAACCGATCGATTTTTCTTCATATACACCATAAGATAAAAGGAGTGAATGTTTTATGCACCGTATTACGCTTGAACAAATTTTTAAACACCACATTACACAAAAATACGTAAACCGTTCTGGAATGGTCCACGCGATCGCTGTCGCTTACCATGCGTTTCACCTAGCCAAAAAGCATCACGCCTCAGTCGATGCTGCCACAAAAGCTGGCTTCCTTCATGATATCGGACATCATACGTGGTACACAGGCGGCGAATGGGATTATGACTTATATAAAAAGAATGATATCCATGCAATTAAAGGCGCTGAAAGAGCACATAAATTACTTATTAGATTAGGAGAACATCCAAAACTAGCAAAAGAAATTTCTATTGCAATTCTTCTTCATACAGATTCTTTCTTAGTGGAACAAGAAATTGAAAGAACATCTCTTCAAAATATTATTAAATGGGCAGACGAAGCAGATGAAGAACCGGGCGGAGCGCATCATTATCGAACAATTTCTTATGAAAAAGCACTTAAAGCAATTCAGCAATTAGATCGATTGGTAGAGCGTGAATTGCAAATAGAGCAAGCAAAATTGAATAACAAGACAGAACATAGTTATCAATGAGAAAGAGGCATCACTACAGGGTGATACCTCTTTTATTATTTTATGGAAAATAAACCTTTATCCCGCATTAACGAGCAGTAAGACCCCCACCTCGAAATTCAGCAACGACGAGGAAGTTAGGTGGAGAATCAACTGCCCGTAAAAGCCCGATTGGTGAGGGCTGATAATCAGTGGGGGATGAACCTCCCCAATGATTAAAGTTTCACTTTATATGTAATATTTAAATGTTACATTCAAAAACATCTTACTTTATAATTAAATATGCAAATATAAAAGAGGTGATTTTACAAATGCAACCCGCTACACAGCTTTCTAATGAACAAAAACACTCGATGTCATGGGGACAATTTATTAGCTCTGTTTTATTCGCCTTTTTTGGAACTGGACTTATTACTATGTTCCTCGCAATGCCATTAACAATTTATACAGCAGGTCTTACAGTTAAAAAACAAGTTGCCCTGTATGAATCTATTGCAAATACTGCAAGTACCGTATTACAACTAGCTGTATTGTTATTCTTCATTTTTAAATTCGAACCCGCAAAAAAATTACTACTAAAATCTTTTAACTTTAAAACACTGAAAGAATGGCGCACATACGTATACTTACTTCTTTTCTTCGTTATCAACATCATACTCAATTACATCTTGTTAAATTATGTGTTCCAAGACGCAACAAAGCAGCAATCTTCCGCACTAAGCTTAGACGTCTTTAAGCAATATCAAATATTATTACTTCTCAGCTTTGCAATACTCACACCCATTTTTGAAGAACTTATTTTCCGTGGTTTTATACTTCGCTTCTTCTCAGAACGCTTTCCATTTTGGATTGCAGCCATCGTAACAAGTTTCTTCTTCGGTATCGCTCATACATACTCACTTGGGGTAATGGTAATTACTTTCTTTATGGGATTATTAATGGCCATTTTATGTAAAAAAACAAAGTCCATTATTCCAGCTATGTTATTTCATATTATGAATAACATGTTTGGCATTCTTGAGTTAAAAAGAGGTATCATCGCGATACCTCTCTTTACTCTTTTATCATAACTTCAAACTCTTCTGCGGTTAGCGTTTTTGATAATCCGTATCGTTATTACCCATTTCCTTCAATTTATATATACTCATTAATAATATCCAAAATAAACCTCATGTAGTAAAATATAACTTAATTCACATAAAGGAGTTTACATATGTTCAGTATTATTTGGATGCTTTTCACGCCACTTCTCTTACTATGCGGGATTGCTGGTGGTATTTTTTTAATAGTAACGGGGATTAAATATCGGAAATTACTCGTTGGTTTAATGGGGCTACTTAGCCTATCCTTTGTCACACTACCTTTTGTTCTTTTAAGTGTAGGGATTCATATCGATACAATTTTCCCGATTCCAACTGCTCTTTACTGGACCCTATTTTCTTTAACTGGATTATTAGCAGGGGTAAGTGGAGTACAAGCCAAAATTAAAAGTATACGTAATATGGGATTCATTATTTTTACCATTGGAATATTAGGTGTTATCTTCTGGGAGCTCATGTCTGTAGGTGATTCATTCTATATATAATATTTTTTAGCACCCTCCAAATCGGAGGTAATCCAGAAGTGTTTGGAATATTAACTTGGATGATTTTAGCTCTTACTTTAATGTTATGCGCATTTATCGTTGGTATTTTTTTAATTATTTATGGTATTAAATATCATAAATCACTCACTATTATAGCTGGTTTAATTAGCATATTACTTATCGTTGTTCCTATCGTTTGTATAGGTTCTGGAATAGATTTAGAGGGGATGGTTCCAATTTCGGGAACTTTATATTGGTGCTTCTTCTCTTTAGCTGGACTATTAGCTATTATAAGCGGCAGGCAAATATCGAGTATTTGTTCTATGGGGATAATTTTGTTTCTAGCAGGGCTGTGCTCCGTAACTGGTTATCATTTTTTATATCTCACTCTTTAAAAAGACAAAAAAGCAGGGAAATTAATTCCCTGCTTTTCTATTTGGTTTATTGCCTGATTGTAAGAAGAACGATAACACCCAAGCGATACCTGCTAGTATCGTTGCGATTAAGAAGGCATCGTTAATACCGTTAATTGCAGATAGCTTTGAAATTTGTCCATATAATAGTTGTGTGCTCATCGCGTCTCCTGCTTGAGCTGATCCAGCTAAGGCCGCTAAGCTTTGACCCATGCCGTGTACTTTATCAACTAAAATTGGGTTTGATGTTGTTAACATGTTGCCGTAATCAGCTACGTGAGCAGTCGTTTGTTGCGTCATAAGTGTAATTAAAATAGCTGTTCCGATTGAACCCGCTACTTGTCTTGACGTATTTTGCGTTGCTGTACCGTGAGAAATTAATTTCATCGGCAGCGCGTTCATACCAGCTGTCATAATTGGCATCATAATGAATGACATACCAATTGAACGTATAATGTAATCCGTCATAATAACGCTATACGGCGTATCCATCGATAATTTTGTAAATTCATATGTCGCATACGTCGTAATTGCCAATCCAATTATCGCTAATGGACGAATACCATATTTATCGAATAATTTACCCGCTACTGGTCCCATGATCCCCATAATTAATGATCCTGGAAGAAGTAGTAAACCAGATTCAATTGGCGTAAAGCCACGAATGTTTTGCAGATATACTGGAAGCAATAACATACCTCCGAATAATGCCATCGTAACGATTGCATTAATTACTAAAGTAAAAGTAAATACTGGATATTTAAATACTTGTAAATCAAGCATTTTATTGTCCGTTGTTAACTCTCTCCAAATAAATAACGCTAAACCAATTACACCGATAACAAGTGAAATAATGACTTCTGCACTAGTCCAACTATTATTTCCAGCTTCACTAAATCCGTACAATAAGCTTCCTAGTCCAATACTTGAACTAACCACACCGAATATATCTAATTTCGTTTTAGACACCGGCTGAGCTAGTGTAAAGAATTTTAAAGATAGGAACGTAATAATTAAACCAATAATAAACATCGCATAGAACATTAAGTTCCAGCTATAGTTTTCAATCACCCAACCTGTTACAGTTGGTCCGATAGCTGGTGCTAAAATCATCGCTACACCTAGTAATCCCATCGCCGCTCCGCGTTTATGAGGCGGGAATAACGTCATGAAGATATTCATACCAACCGGCATTAAAATACCCGCACCAACTGCTTGAATTACGCGACCTGTCATCATCATTGTAAAGTTTCCTGAAGTAGCACAAATGATAGATCCTACCGTGAAGAATAACATTGCTGCTACGAATAATTTACGATACGTAAATCGTGAAATTAAAAAGGCACTAATCGGTACTAAAATACCATTTACAAGCATGAAGCCTGTAATTAACCATTGTGCTGTTGAAGTTGATACATTAAATTCATTCATTAACGGAGGTAATGCAACATTAATGATTGTTTGGTTTAAAATAGAAACGAACATGCCTAGAATTAATACAGCTACAACTGCTTTTACGTTCACATTCTCTACAGGCATAGACATTTGTTTTTTCGGCACTTCTTTTTCTTGTTTTACTTCTTCTTGCTTTCCTGTTTCTAACTCAACTACATTAGAAATTTCCGATTCTTGCTTTCGTTCAATTTCTTTCTCTTCTGTTTCAACTTTACTTACTTCTATTTTACTTACGGCTGGGACTTGTTCTTCTCCCATTTTCGTTTTTTTCTTTCGTAAAAGACGATTTACAAGGAAGAAGACGATTATACAAAATAGTGCATATCCTGCAATTACAATTGAGGACATCTCATCTCCCCCTTACTTATGAATACGAACTGTCACATTCATGCCAGGAACAATATTTACTGATTTGCTATGATCTAAAGAAATTTTAACTGGTACTACTTGTGTTACTTTCGTATAGTTCGCTGTTGCGTTGCTTGATGGCAACATAGAGAATGTATTCGCTGTTGTTAAGCCAACTTGTTCTACTTTTCCTGTTAACGTTGTATCTGGGTATGCATCTACATACACATCTACATCTTGACCTTTTTGAACATCATCAACATCTGTTTCTTCAATGTTTGCTGTTACCCATAAATTGTTCATATCAAATGCATAAGCAATCGGGCTACCCGCTCCAACGAAAGCATTTGTTGTCGCGTTTGATTGTACAACTGTTGCATTTTGTGGAATTGTTACATCTACTGTTTGTTCTCCATTAGCTGCCGCTACAGTAACAGTACCTAATTTATCGTTCTCATTATAATTTTTTCCTACTTCAGCTTTCCAGTCAGTTAGTTTACCTGCTACTGGTGAAGCAACCGGAATTACCTTTCCATCAATCTTTGCATTGTCTGTTTTTAAGTAATTTTCCGTTTGATTGTAATAGTAATAACCGCCAATACCGCCGCCAACTAGTACAATTAATGTGATAATGTTGATAATTACCATTCTTCGAAACTGATTCATTGCATTCCTCTCCTTATATCGCATATAATTTTTTTCTAAACTATTTATGTCCTTATTGTTTAGATTGTTTAATTGTTAATTATATTAACCTTTTAACAAAAAAATCACACCATCTGCAGCGTAAATCGAAATTTATCTACCTGCGAGCGGTGCTGATTTCTGAAGGACTATCGTTTATAATTATAAATAATTATTTTGAATCTACAACCGACAATTCACGTATGAAATGTCGTTTAAACAACAATATAATACCAATATGTTGTTTAAGTATAGAAAATTAAACGAGGGGAAATAAAAATGTCTATTAAAAATACAAATGATCCACGTGTAAAACGGACGAGACAACTCATACAGGATGCTTTTGTCGCTTTAGTAGGCGAAAAAGGCTTTGAAAATGTAACTGTGCAACATATCGCAGAACGCGCTCCTGTAAACCGCGCTACATTTTATAGCCATTACCACGATAAATATGACTTACTAGACAAAAGCATTGAAGAAATGTTAGAAAAGCTAACTGAAGTAATTAAACCGAGAAATAGAAATAAAGAAGATTTCCAACTAACATTTGATTCGCCACATCCAAGTTTTTTGGCCTTGTTCGAACATATTGCAGAAAACACTAACTTCTATAACGTCATGCTTGGTGATAAAGCTGCTGGAAACTATACGTATAAGATGATGAAAGCAATTCAAACGCATTTAACATTAAGCCTCTCTATTTCACAACCTAACGATGAAAAACTAATGGTTCCACGCGATATTCTCATTAGTTATGTTACTGGTGCCCACCTAGGAATGATTATGTCATGGCTAAAAAGAGGGATGATATATACCCCGCATTTTATGGCGATGCAATTAACTCGTTTAATTATTTTAGGGGCTCATACTGCTGCAGGATTAGAAAGGCCTTTTTAAAACATAAAAAAGCGAAGGAGAAGCTCCTTCGCTTTTTCTATTAATTAAATGTAATGTTATGTACAGCCTCTTTATCAAGACGTTTAATAACTTCTACAATTAACTTCACTGCATTTTCATAATCATCACGATGTAACATTGCCGCATGAGAATGGATATAGCGCGTTGCAATTGTAATTGCCATAGAAGGAATACCATTTACAGCAATGTGAATCGCACCCGCATCCGTTCCTCCGCCTGCTACTGAATCATATTGATACGGGATTTGTAATTCATCAGCAACATCAACTACGAAATCACGTAAACCTGTATGTCCAATAACAGAAGCATCATATAAAATGATTTGTGGTCCATCGCCCATTTTACTTTGTGCTTCTTTTGACGTTACACCCGGTGTATCTCCAGCGATACCAACATCTACTGCGAACGCGATATCTGGTTTAATATAATTCGCAGATGTTTTTGCGCCACGAAGACCAACTTCTTCTTGTACAGTTCCAACGCCATATACAACATTTGGATGCTTTTCATCTTTTAATTGTTTTAATACGTCAATTGCAATTGCACAACCGATTCGGTTATCCCATGCTTTTGCAAGTAACATTTTTTCATTCTTCATCACTTGGAATTCAAAGTAAGGTACAACTTGATCTCCTGGTCGTACGCCCCACTCCATCGCTTCTTCTTGGCTAGAAGCACCGATATCGATGAACATGTCTTTAATTTCAACTGGCTTTTTACGAGCTTCTGGAGGTAAAATGTGCGGTGGTTTTGAACCAATTACACCTGTTACATCTCCTTTACGCGTTACAATCGTCACGCGTTGCGCAAGCATAACTTGTGACCACCAGCCACCAACCGTTTGGAAGCGAAGGAAACCTTTGTCATCGATTTGTGTAATCATAAATCCAACTTCATCTAAATGACCTGCAACCATAATTTTCGGGCCGTTTTCTTCCCCTACTTTTTTCGCAACTAAACTCCCTAAATTATCAGTAGAAAGTTCGTCCGCAAACGGCTCAATATATTTCTTCATTACTTCACGTGGTTCACGCTCATTACCAGCAATACCACGTGCATCTGTTAATTCTTTTAGCATTGCCAATGTCGCGTCTAATTTTGTCATTGCCAACACCCTCCTTTTTCTTCAGTCAATTCATTATACAATAATTAAATTGAAATATTCAAAAATTAAATTAGTATCCTTGTGTTTGACGCTGATGATTTACTTCATTTTTATCTAAATATGCTTTTTCAATCTCTTCTTGTTCAAATTCAAGTGCTTGTCCAAGTCGAAGATAGCTCGTAAATAATTCAATATAGTTTGTAATAGATGGTTGATCTGTAAAACGAATTACTTTCGCATATGTGTCTAAGAAAATTTCCACTTGTGTTTTATTCGTCTGTGCACATTTATAGAATAGGAAGTTTTTATCAATACCTAAATCAATTCCGATTGATAAAATAAAATGCAAACCATCTACGTATTCTTCTAATATTACTTCACGTTCTGATGCTGGTTTGTTGCTCCAATATTTAAAACAACGTGTTTCATTTGCAAGTTCTCCAATTTCTACAAGAAGAGCTAACATTTTTTCTTTTAACAATTTTTTCGGTTGTAAGTCATGTTCTTTTGCAATACGGTCATCTAATTCTTTTTGTAATTTAAATAGTTGTAGTAAGTCCATTCTATTGTCCTCCTCCAACATCGCATTTTACGCAACAATGTTGTTTCATCTCAAAGTTCATTATTATGTTTCAGTTCTTATGAATAAGTCAGCTATCTAACTCTTTATAAAATAGCTTGTCCTTAATTTACAAATACGTTTCAGTCATCGCTCTTAAATTGTTCATCTGATGAAAGTTCCATATCATCTTTCCATTATAGCAGTGTCGTTTCAGCTAGGAAAGATACTCTTCTTTCCAAACGAGCAGAATTGAAAAAAGCCAGGAGTATTCTCCTGACTTCATATGTATATTCTTCTATACTGCTATAACTTTTATATTGATTTTGTCATATTGATAACAACATAGCCGTTAATCTTTAGAATTTCTTTCACTTCTAACTTCTATTTGAATACAAATAAAAAAACTTAGAAGAAAATTCTTCTAAGGTTTCAACTAATTAATTAGTTAATGTTGTTTTTTGCAACTGTTGCTAATTCAGCGAAAGCTTTTTCGTCATGAACAGCTAAGTCAGCAAGCATCTTGCGGTTAACTTCGATGCCAGCATTTTTAAGACCGTGCATTAAGCGGCTGTAAGAAAGACCATTCATACGAGCTGCTGCGTTGATACGTGTAATCCATAATTTACGGAAGTCACGTTTCTTTTGACGGCGGTCACGGAATGCATACATTAGAGATTTCATAACCTGTTGGTTAGCAACCTTGAATAATGTATTTTTTGAACCGTAGTAACCTTTTGCTAATTTAATTACTTTTTTACGACGTTGACGAGTAACTGTACCACCTTTTACTCTTGGCATAATATTACCTCCTAATTGTTCTATATATCAGCCGAACTTATTTTAAGTTGTCAAGCATTTGACGAATGCGTTTGAAGTCACCAGCGCTTACTACACCAGCTTTACGTAGTTTACGTTTAGCTTTTGTAGATTTGTTAGCGAATAAATGGCTTGTGTAAGCGTGAGAACGTTTCAGTTTACCTGATCCAGTCTTTTTGAAACGCTTTGCAGCGCCGCGATGAGTTTTTTGTTTAGGCATAGGTATTTCCTCCTCTATCTATTACTTATCGTTTTTCGGTGCTAAAACTAAGAACATACTGCGTCCTTCCATTTTAGGCTTAGATTCAACTGTGCTAACTTCAGCACAAGCTTCTGAGAAGCGATCTAAAACACGTTGACCGATTTCTTTATGAGTAATGGCACGTCCTTTAAAGCGAATTGATGCTTTAACCTTGTCGCCTTTCTCTAAAAACTTGATAGCATTACGAAGTTTTGTGTTAAAGTCGTGTTCATCAATTGTTGGACTTAAACGAACTTCTTTCATGCTAATTACTTTTTGATTTTTGCGCTGCTCTTTTTCTTTCTTCTGTTGCTCAAAGCGGAATTTACCGTAGTCCATAATGCGGCATACTGGCGGTTTCGCATTTGGAGCAACTAATACTAAATCAAGATTAAGATTTGCAGCTAAGTCTAAAGCGTCATTACGAGACTTGATTCCAAGTTGATCGCCATTTGCGCCAACTAAACGTACTTCACGTGCACGAATTTGCTCGTTAATCATCATATCCTTGCTAATAGTAAGCCACCTCCAAGGTTTTCTCAGAACATATTTTGTAGTCATAGAACCCGAACAAAAAAAGTGCGGGCATACGACACCCACACTTGTAAAATCTTAAGTAAGAAATACATTTACCTGTTAACTGCGAATGCGTCCATCAGGTGAGAAGCGGGTGCTTCTACTTGTTCCACAAAACAATATTCTATTATCCTTGATGAGTTTATCATAGGACATGACGTCTGTCAAGAAGACGCGATGTGTTTTACTAACAACAAGAAATATTGTAACAAACAACTAACATACTTGCAATACTTTTTTATGATAAGTGTTACATGGTTATTTTTTCTAATTTTTCTCAAGTATATTACATAAAAAAGCCGCGGTATACCGCGGCTTTTTCTTATCGTTTTCCTTCTACTTTAATCATGTCAACAAAAGCATCTAATGCGATTGTTTCTGATTTTTGTTCACCATATTTACGTACGTTTACGCCGTTTTCAGTTACTTCATTGTCACCTACTACAAGCATGTACGGAATTTTTTGCATTTGTGCTTCACGGATTTTGTAACCGATCTTCTCTTCACGAGTGTCTAATTCAACACGGATACCAGCAC
This DNA window, taken from Bacillus cereus ATCC 14579, encodes the following:
- the pheS gene encoding phenylalanine--tRNA ligase subunit alpha; its protein translation is MEARLKELKQKALELIEEAKELKGLNDVRVAYLGKKGPITEVLRGMGKLSAEERPRMGALVNEVREAIQTRLDDKISNLEKAVIEAKLATETIDVTLPGRPVETGCHHPLTAVVEQIEDVFIGMGYEVAEGTEVEKDYYNFEALNLPKDHPARDMQDTFYITEETLLRTHTSSVQARTMENNKEKGPIKIICPGKVYRRDDDDATHSHQFMQIEGLVIDKNIRMSDLKGTLQVFVKKMFGEDREIRLRPSFFPFTEPSVEMDISCMMCHGKGCGTCKGTGWIEILGAGMVHPNVLEMAGYDSKEYQGFAFGMGAERIAMLKYGVDDIRHFYTNDVRFLQQFKRA
- a CDS encoding TrmH family RNA methyltransferase, giving the protein MIRQEEREIHIMKNIDSVQNPRVKQWKKLQTKKERDKKGLFFVEGFHLVEEALKTGIVTELIVSDQTDLPKDWTVNDVEMYIVPEAIVKILRETETTQGVFAVCEKHEKEVALTDGKFLLLDGLQDPGNLGTIIRTADAAGIHAVVLGEGCVDVYNSKVLRSTQGSIFHLPIVKGNLEEWVDKLKENNVPVYGTALENGVPYGEVTPAGSFALIVGNEGNGVRQEILAKTDQNLYIPIYGGAESLNVAVAAGILTYYLQSPVANK
- the sspI gene encoding small acid-soluble spore protein SspI, with amino-acid sequence MSFNLRGAVLANVSGNSQDQLQETIVDAIQSGEEKMLPGLGVLFEVIWKNADENEKHEMLETLEQGLKK
- a CDS encoding HD domain-containing protein, which produces MHRITLEQIFKHHITQKYVNRSGMVHAIAVAYHAFHLAKKHHASVDAATKAGFLHDIGHHTWYTGGEWDYDLYKKNDIHAIKGAERAHKLLIRLGEHPKLAKEISIAILLHTDSFLVEQEIERTSLQNIIKWADEADEEPGGAHHYRTISYEKALKAIQQLDRLVERELQIEQAKLNNKTEHSYQ
- a CDS encoding CPBP family intramembrane glutamic endopeptidase, with translation MQPATQLSNEQKHSMSWGQFISSVLFAFFGTGLITMFLAMPLTIYTAGLTVKKQVALYESIANTASTVLQLAVLLFFIFKFEPAKKLLLKSFNFKTLKEWRTYVYLLLFFVINIILNYILLNYVFQDATKQQSSALSLDVFKQYQILLLLSFAILTPIFEELIFRGFILRFFSERFPFWIAAIVTSFFFGIAHTYSLGVMVITFFMGLLMAILCKKTKSIIPAMLFHIMNNMFGILELKRGIIAIPLFTLLS
- a CDS encoding DHA2 family efflux MFS transporter permease subunit codes for the protein MSSIVIAGYALFCIIVFFLVNRLLRKKKTKMGEEQVPAVSKIEVSKVETEEKEIERKQESEISNVVELETGKQEEVKQEKEVPKKQMSMPVENVNVKAVVAVLILGMFVSILNQTIINVALPPLMNEFNVSTSTAQWLITGFMLVNGILVPISAFLISRFTYRKLFVAAMLFFTVGSIICATSGNFTMMMTGRVIQAVGAGILMPVGMNIFMTLFPPHKRGAAMGLLGVAMILAPAIGPTVTGWVIENYSWNLMFYAMFIIGLIITFLSLKFFTLAQPVSKTKLDIFGVVSSSIGLGSLLYGFSEAGNNSWTSAEVIISLVIGVIGLALFIWRELTTDNKMLDLQVFKYPVFTFTLVINAIVTMALFGGMLLLPVYLQNIRGFTPIESGLLLLPGSLIMGIMGPVAGKLFDKYGIRPLAIIGLAITTYATYEFTKLSMDTPYSVIMTDYIIRSIGMSFIMMPIMTAGMNALPMKLISHGTATQNTSRQVAGSIGTAILITLMTQQTTAHVADYGNMLTTSNPILVDKVHGMGQSLAALAGSAQAGDAMSTQLLYGQISKLSAINGINDAFLIATILAGIAWVLSFFLQSGNKPNRKAGN
- a CDS encoding HlyD family secretion protein, yielding MNQFRRMVIINIITLIVLVGGGIGGYYYYNQTENYLKTDNAKIDGKVIPVASPVAGKLTDWKAEVGKNYNENDKLGTVTVAAANGEQTVDVTIPQNATVVQSNATTNAFVGAGSPIAYAFDMNNLWVTANIEETDVDDVQKGQDVDVYVDAYPDTTLTGKVEQVGLTTANTFSMLPSSNATANYTKVTQVVPVKISLDHSKSVNIVPGMNVTVRIHK